The sequence below is a genomic window from Theobroma cacao cultivar B97-61/B2 chromosome 6, Criollo_cocoa_genome_V2, whole genome shotgun sequence.
TAGAATTGCTGAGGATAATGCAAGAGAATAGAGCAAAACTATATCCAGCGACCAGCATCCAGTATTCTAATGATGCTTAGGACTTCAATCATTGTTACATAATCATAAGCTTTTGCACTCAAGTCCCAATGAACGGCAACAAATGACAAGTCTGCAAGATAGGAAATAAATCAGGTTTTCTATCCGGTGAGCACTGAGATTGAGAAACTGAAGGCTATGATCTTACAACTGCAAACACCTTATGATATAAGCCACTAAATCATTACCTATCACGGGAAACAGAGGGAAAGTACCAATGGATACAAAATTACTGCATCAAAGAAGCAACTACATGCTGGTCTTGGTTATAATCATCTAGACTAATGTATAAATGGTTTGATGAGTCATAAATTTTATGCCACGGGTAAACAGCATTGGTAGAAAAAACTAGCGGCATAATAAGAAGCAGCACTATAAGATAATTCAAAATGCAAAAGGCTTCAGTTTGTCCTCAAGAAAGTATCTCAAAGGCCCTCAAATTTGTAAGACACAATTCTGTAGTCTGTTCTAGGCCTCAGAAAGTAGCAATGCCAATTTAACTCAAATACACTATACCTTGATCCCAAATTACTGGGATTGGCTACTTGAAAACTTTTTGTTCTGCCCAGTTTATGCCAGATCTCAGAAAAGAAAGGTGCCATTCAGGCACATCTTTTGTAGTGTTTTTGAGCATGTCATGTGCAAGGGATAATAAACAGTGAAGATGACTATCATAATTCGACTGAGAAGATCATAATAGATATAGCAGCCAGAGTAAATCAAAGTGAGCAGCTTTGGCATCTAAAATTGTGCACACAAGGGAGATACATGATTCAGATAGCAGAATATAGATCAATTCTAATAAAGAGGGCCATGAAATAAATATCCACTTCTAATTTGAGAAGTAATGCATCAAAAGAGTTTAGGAACTAAGAATcagtaatttaaaaatttgagcAATTGAACGAATATTATACATGAAACATATGAAATTTATCATGAATCCAAATTTAGCTCTTCAAGTTTTAGTTAAATAACTTAGTTCATATCCTTTAAACTGAAACAAAACTAAAATCTATTTTCGTAGGCAATAAAATGTCAACTAATCAACTACAAAGACCACAGCAATTACTGGGTAAAGGAGGAAACTAAAGCAAGGGTTGAAATAAGTATATTAACATTTCAGGTAATTGCCTCAACCAATAAGTTTCAAGCAGACAACTATTTGAAACTTAACAAGATGGAGATGCACAATTAGAGCAGTaaccaaattaataaaaaaagttatacctcACGAAACCATTGTTGTCAATATcagcagcaagaaactctgcAACAGTCATGTCCTGACCAAGCACCCACTTTGCCATCGTCCTATGCCTCTTGTCTACTCTAGCCTCAGCCAAATAAAGAAATGCCCGAGCAACCGCGAGGGTCGAAACAAGCAACCATATAGCAGCAAAAATCCGACCAGGCAATGTCTTAAACGCTCTATCACCGTAACCAACAGTGGTAACCGACATAACAGACAGATAAAATGAATCCAACCACCCAAGAGTCTCAACAAAATGCATAACACCAACACCAATTCCAATACAAAGAACCACAACTCCTAATGCCAATCCCACCTTCATTCTTATCCTCATTCTTCCCTTTTTCACATCGATTATATAAGATCTGGCCGAGTCCTTTTCACCCTCAGGTTTAACAGTTCTCAACAAATAATTCTCTTGCAAATCAAGTACATAACTAACCATCCCGCTAAGCAAAATATCAATAAAACCAAATCCAACCAACACAAATAATATTGAAAACAACTTGGTAGCCACACTATTAGGAGTAATGTCACCATACCCAATCGTGCACATCGTGACAATACAAAAATACAATGCATCAACGACAGGGTGAGTTTCATAAGCCACGAAATTATGACGATTAAACCAATATATAACAACACCCAGTGATAAATATAATACTAAAAGAATAAATGCTTGTCTTACAACAGATTGTGAGCCAAATTGAGGCTTGGGAATTGAAGGATGGAGGACATCATTTAAAACTGCCATGGCTGGTGCAGTTTTGGACCGGTGAAGATTGGTTTTTTCCCATTTGAAATTTGGGTCTATTAACCATGAAGCTGTTGTGGGTGAAGTTACTTGGTTTTGTTGTAGAAGAGGGTCTTGGAGATTTATAAcattttcttgaaaagaagaagaagaagaaggttTGGTTGAGTTAAGGGATGAAGTTAAGGCATCAAAAATTGGAGATGGTTCgattggagaagaagaagaggaaggaGAAGGGCCAAATATGAGTCTATCTTTAAATTCCGATGGGGTTAAagggagagggagagagacCTCATCGTTTTCTGGGAGAGGAAAGAGAGGTGGCGGTGGCGTTATTTTCTTTCTGGGACTTACGTACGGAAGCAAAGGATCATTTTCCATATGGAATCGTCTgatgagccaaaaaaaaaagaagcagtTATTGGAATATCGGTTGGTTTGTGAAGGGGGAAAGACAAAGACAAGGTGGTGCGGATACGAAgtggaaaaaagaaatgaacagGGAACCGAAcaagttttcttttgttgtcaCCAAAAGGATCAAAGTTGTTTGAAGTACATCCGTATAAACAAATCCAAAGCTTGCGCGTGTCATCGTGTATTTGTGTGTGGAAGATGCAAAGGAGCCAGAGTTTGATTCGGTTTAGTCCTTTAGAAGTAAAACGAAACATCTATTTTACATCTCACGAAGACATGGAGTCGGAGGTAGAAAGTCACTGTGTCCATAGTTTCTCTGACGTGTCTTTAGATTCGATTCGGGAGAGAGAAATATGCTAAAGGCACGCGCTCCTTCAGAAACGTGCTTGACGGTGTAGAGGTGTTTACGCTAATCAAGGGAACGTTTTCCTTCTGATTCGGTCACGGTGGAAATCGATTGGGCCACACTGGCCAGCGGCATATGAAGCTGTTCTGTGGTCCGGGTTACAAATTTATCGgctatttgattaatttaaggCCGAAAAGGACAAAGCAATGATTGATTGCAATTAGTATAACCTAATCTATTCGATAATGTAAGCAAGTATCCAAGTGATAAGATTGTTGTCTTCTAGTGGACAATCTTCTAGTGGATTATATAGTACAGCTTTCCAACATTGTCCAACCTTAATGAGCTGTTAAAGTATTGAAAAATAGAGATCGGATACTGTTGACCAACTTTAAATGCTACTTTGGGTTGCTTAACATTTCACAAAACAATAGCATATTactaattgattgaaataTAAGAGACAGAAAGGCAAGCAATTACTTTCTAGATGAAGCATTAGTTGGCTCAGCTCTGGCATATATATTTTAGTAGCAGAACATTCTCACACGACTCATTAAACTGTAACCCACGACGAGGTTTATTGCTCAACAAAGCACAACACAGCATTGCAAAGGAAATACAGTCTCAAATATGAAAAACCCACCATAAGTGGATCCATGAATTCCATAAATATACGACCACAAAAAGGCAGTGCCTCATAGATTTGTGACGCCCAAGTTTTCACATTTGATctaatcatcatcatcaagaaCACTCCGTCGCCTCTGGATCTGTGAAATCagattaaaaaacaaaagaagaaaattcaaaatatttcaaactgTGAGCTGGTGTAAAATTAGACAAGCAGTAACATGTGATGACTTACTGTGACTTTAGTCTGTTTAGTTGTTTGGGTGTTTATCTGTTCCAGCATTGATATAAGCCTCTCCTCAGAAACCTTCACATGGGTTCAACCAAACACATTTTAGAGATTTGTCAAGCTAAGCTACAGATATGGGGCACAACAATTGCACCCCTTAATAGCAATGAGACAACTTTCACCACACCTTCTCAACTATCTGACCCATTTGAGCAGCCCTTAGTAGAACATCCTCAACACCCCTTGCCTTCTCAGGTTTCACCAAGGCAATTCGAGCAACTGCATGAGATGTATATCAGCAACGAACATTACTAACAGGGAATATATgtagaaaaaagagagagcaGAATGTGTATGACTATAACTCTGTATCTGTCCCATATGCCTGCCTTTGATtcattcttctctttttccttcatcacatcatcatattgttcttctcctttttaacttttttaaagaAGAGGGAGGGAGAGGGCTGTGATGGGATAAGAATATATCACCGGTTGTACTTGATAGGAGTTTGATACAAAGATAAAACCACATCATAACTGTATTAAACTTTCCACCAAAAATCCTCAGGAGAACTGAAACCTTTTCAATTCAGACTTTCAACACTTTTACATTTTCAAATCTCATACTATATAATTCAAATCTAAGCTGTGCCTTAATCATCAAAGAGAACAGATCAAATTcagtttttgacaaaaaaagatGTTTAGAAATCAAGATATTCCCCAGCATCCTAACATCTTTGCTTGTAGGAATTCCAATTGTATGTCGCCtacaattttttatattccaGACCCAAGTTaggtttttttaatataaataaatactaaTAAGCCCACTTTCTAAATCATATAAGTTCACTATTCACAAACATGATGACAAACAGACATCTTTAGACAAGTAAACTAGTTTCAAAAGGTTTAACATGTGCATTCATATCTAGAAAATGCAACATTAAACTTCATAGTCAGATAAGATAACTTAGAATAGTATGCAATTCCTTGGAAGAATGCACATACTACAAACATACAAGCAATTAACCACAGGTTTCTTTAATCAACTCAAAATGTGAATTGAGATACAAACTAACCTCTTTCACGAGCTTCAGAGGACAAAATCTGACTGAGCATCATTTGCCTTCGTTCATCTGCCTCCCTAAATTAATTGCTTTTAATTGTCAAATCAATGATTTGATTGAACCCAAgcaaatttcttaaaacagaGTACAACTTAGAAACAAAATGAATCTACAAGAACTGACCTCTTGGCGTCTTCCTGAGCTTTCTGTTGATCAGGGTTCTGTTGACTCCCCTGTTAATCAGTGAAATCTAATTAgtatcattaaattaaaagcccaagcaagccaactacaattcatacaaattaAATGAAGATATAGATTATTACCGCGCCATGTTGAGCCATTAGCTCTTGCATCCTTCTTTGTCTAATAGCTTCTAGTTCAGGATCAGCCTAcaaaatttggaaaaattaGAACCCCCAAAATTGCACGAAATTAAGCTACTTACAGTAGACCTCAGAATTACAGGGAATTAGCATTTATTAACTAACAAATCAACCTAAATTTATCCCTTTTCTCACTAATTTAAAATCCATTTCACTATTAcaccaaaagaaaattaaaagctttaataaatcaatcagTAAGGAATTTCAAGCAAAGACAGAAACAAGAATCGCAGGAGTGAAACCCTAATGAAATGTTTGGTTGCTGCGAAATTTAGtcagaaaagaaatgaacatGAGAAGAATACCATGGATTGGAGAGTATTAGGatctcctcctcctcctccaaAAAGCAGGTTAAGGCCTTCTTCActggagagagagagtgattaGTGTTTTGAGCGTTTGAGATTGCAGCAGGCTTTAGCTTTTGCGGGACGCGATCCTTGTCTCTAAAACTAAGCCCTTCCTCACTTCTGCTGGGCGGCCCCCACGCCGGTGGTTcgattttccattttttcgGCTTTAATCTtggccattttttttttaaagtgtCATTGAGTTGGGTTTGGACGGGCTCGGTGATGGAGTTTTGAGCCCAACTCATAGAGACATGATCCAACTCGACCCATAACTTTAAACCTTTAGTCAAGTATTAtgttctatttttaaaatctgtttgacttgattttttttaatttaaaaattattataaaatttttataaaaaataataatttttaaaattaagataaaattatttgataaatttttttttattaagttttttttataagttataatttttattaaaattatcatataaggtatttttttttaagaaggtaatattgtaattatatttaacaaatgaagatatttttaaaataaaataaattttttttatgtttttaaaagaagagaagaaaaagctcctttttggagttttttttaagctctttttttttaaattttgtttttaaaaaaagttacttttttttttaaagtttatcaaaatattatgtttaacttga
It includes:
- the LOC18596554 gene encoding two-pore potassium channel 3, with protein sequence MENDPLLPYVSPRKKITPPPPLFPLPENDEVSLPLPLTPSEFKDRLIFGPSPSSSSSPIEPSPIFDALTSSLNSTKPSSSSSFQENVINLQDPLLQQNQVTSPTTASWLIDPNFKWEKTNLHRSKTAPAMAVLNDVLHPSIPKPQFGSQSVVRQAFILLVLYLSLGVVIYWFNRHNFVAYETHPVVDALYFCIVTMCTIGYGDITPNSVATKLFSILFVLVGFGFIDILLSGMVSYVLDLQENYLLRTVKPEGEKDSARSYIIDVKKGRMRIRMKVGLALGVVVLCIGIGVGVMHFVETLGWLDSFYLSVMSVTTVGYGDRAFKTLPGRIFAAIWLLVSTLAVARAFLYLAEARVDKRHRTMAKWVLGQDMTVAEFLAADIDNNGFVSKSEFVIYKLKEMGKVSEKDILQICEKFDRLDAGNCGKITLADLMESHH
- the LOC18596555 gene encoding DNA-binding protein DDB_G0278111: MADPELEAIRQRRMQELMAQHGAGSQQNPDQQKAQEDAKREADERRQMMLSQILSSEARERVARIALVKPEKARGVEDVLLRAAQMGQIVEKVSEERLISMLEQINTQTTKQTKVTIQRRRSVLDDDD